Below is a window of Salvelinus alpinus chromosome 5, SLU_Salpinus.1, whole genome shotgun sequence DNA.
CTACTCACTACATTTCATGGGTCACTTTCTACTCACTACATTTCATGGGTCACTTTCTACTCACTACATTTCATTGGTCACTTTCTACTCACTACATTTCATTGGTCACTTTCTACTCACTACATTTCATTGGTCACTTTCTACTCACTACATTTCATGGGTCACTTTCTACTCACTACATTTCATGGGTCACTTTCTACTCACTACATTTCATGGGTCACTTTCTACTCACTACATTTCATGGGTCACTTTCTACTCACTACATTTCATGGGTCACTTTCTACTCACTACATTTCATGGGTCACTTTCTACTCATTACATTTCATGGGTCACTTTCTACTCACTACATTTCATGGGTCACTTTCTACTCACTACATTTCATTGGTCACTTTCTACTCACTACATTTCATTGGTCACTTTCTACTCACTACATTTCATGGGTCACTTTCTACTCACTACATTTCATTGGTCACTTTCTACTCACTACATTTCATTGGTCACTTTCTACTCACTACATTTCATTGGTCACTTTCTACTCACTACATTTCATTGGTCACTTTCTACTCACTACATTTCATTGGTCACTTTCTACTCACTACATTTCATGGGTCACTTTCTACTCACTACATTTCATTGGTCACTAAAGATCATTAGAGACACTGATCCTTCCATAGATGTACAGTTCAAACCCCATGCTCCATAGGAACTGAAAATAATAGAAAAGAATTAACAATTATAATGATATAACACTATTCAATTTCTATGCCATGCCCACCTTGTTTGAAGTTGTCCAGGTTTCGGAACTCCACCAGGTTGTTGCCGTAGTAATAGTTGGTGACGTAGATCTTTGAGTCCTTGGCCAGGGGATCCTTCATCCAGGCTCCTTCGTTCCGCCCATAGCTGTGCTGCTTCTCTGGGAGCTCAATAGAGGCCAGAGTCCCCTCACAGTCCAGGATTTTACCTGccaagtacagtacaatacagtcaaCACAGAAACTACCAGAAAACTGGATAAAGAATGGCCTGCATGAGTTTTCAATCATCCAATTTCACAGTCACACATATTCTGGCAGCTAAACATTACATGTTTATCCGTTACTGAATTGGACAGAGTCATAGCACTGACTGTCTCTATTGCTGTCAATGAGCACACTTAGTTGTTATATGGTGTAGTAtaatatacactacactaggtaattgTGTAGGTCAGGCTACCTGCTCTGTGCAGGATTGGCCGGCTGTTGTTGTCAGAGTTGTCTAGGAACAGCATGATGGTGGGGGCTGGTCTGTCTAGCCTTTCAACTCTTGCtacaatggtggtggtggtagtggatggcATTGTAGTACTGGCTGTTGTTGCTGCCGTTGTTGTCGTGCtcgtggtggtggttgtggtagtggtagCAGTTTCTTTGGTAGTTGCTGGCTCAGCTGTGGTTCCCTCCATGGTTTCCAGGACAATTTCAGCACCTCCGTCCTCAGAGTGTGTCTCTTTGACGTGGTGGACGGTGTGAGTCTTGGCAGCGTTGTCTGAGGAGGATAAAGACAAGTATTGGAAAGTAGGCCATTGGATTTAGTTAGACTCAAATTCAAAGTCTGGAGGGTCCTTGTCTTCACTAGTTTTCATTAGAATTAGCTGGCTTAATTAATCAAAAAGGCCCTGTATGAGCTGCTTTTGAGACCTctgccagagagacagacactgtACAGTACCATAGATTTGCAGGGGCCACATCAAAGGGGAATGCATTAGTTATATAGCACACAGAGTATGCCAGcttcctctcactgtctctgtcccctcctctgTAACCAAGTCTGTCccgctgtctctgcctctctgtttGGATTCAGAATTCCACAGCCCTCACATGGCATTTTCTTATCCCTGGCcatggagagagaatagcagaACAGAGGACAGTGTCAGGAGGACTGGGCCAGCCTGAGGCTGATCCCCTCTGTTACTCATACTCTCACTTCCTTAGCTGCCAGACAGATGCGTGAGATAAAACGTCTCTGCCTGCTACATAAGCAGCACATCTGCACCACACGCGCACTCTGAACCTCAGGGTGCTAGACGTGCACACTACTTGACCACATGTATCTACTGAAGGCCTAACAAGATAGGGAGTCAGGGACAGCTTAGGAGTCAGTCAGGCAGCATAGATAGGAGAATGTGCTGTAGGTCTCTAAAGTATGTTGTGAAAGAGAAGCAGTGTTGCTTGATACTTCAAAAGCCACACCGTCCTTTATCTAATAGATGCAAGACTTCTGGTTTGAATAAAGGCAAACTACTCTTTGTGAGAGATTATGGAAATGAAGCTGAATCGATTCACTGGGTTGACAAGTGTGGCTGCACTCACCAAAGTATGCCTAAACAGCTTGGCATGGCAGAACACATGACCTGACAACATATGTGCATTTGCGCCCTGAGCAAACCTAGCATACCTACAGTATCTATTCAATAAGGATTGTAAGGAGTCAGGAAATGTTTTGTCAGCTTTCACCGGCACAGTGATGAGGGCCCACAACACATTGTGTGCGAGGAGTGAAGCTGAGGCATGTCATGGATGTGGCAATGTTCCATTGAAACGACATTCCATTAGCTCTATGTATTATTTAATGCTCGCTGAATGCACGCATGCAATTCGATCCTCTGATGGCCCAAGCCCTGCTTGGTTGGAAATAACAGCAGGATAAATCTTGTACTGTGGATCTGGTGATCTACACGGTGAAGGATTCACTGTTTTACTGTTTCCAAGATGCCAAGAGTAGTACTAAGATTTACACTGTTTAATCATACGTGTGTAAGAACAACATATTTAATTCAAATTTGAATGGCTTGCTCTACACAAAAAAAGAAAATATGCGATGGAGACATACAACATCCGTTTCGGTTGGGAATCTGAAATACAGTCTGGTGTAATGCTGATCCagcataatgtaatgtagatcaGATCCAAGACTACAATTTAGTTATTTGAATTGGTTTAGTTTAGAACAATCACAATAAGGTCTGAGAACATTAGAACAGCACATAGATGATCTCATACAGGCTGGCTGAGTGCTGCTAACTCAGCTGAAGTCACAGCCCAATGTTGACTTTAGGGGTGAGTGGGCTCCATACACATGCTCATACTGGGCTGttttggtcgcatacacatatttagcagatgttattgcgggtgtagggaaatgcttgtgcAAAGTTTCTTAGGTGCAATGAACAGGGCGACCATGTCTATCGGCGCCATCTTGTATCGGCCCTTGTTCTCTCACCTTTACCACCTGTGCCGTGCTCGTCCCCATCCACCTTGGCTGCTTTGTAGTAGGTGATGCCCCTCACTACCCCCGGCTGGTGCCCTGCCACCTTGGCCTTGGCTGTGGGGTCAGGCTTGACAGGTTTCCCAGGCTTGGTGCTCTCTTTCTTAGGTTTTACAACCTTTTCCTTGGGCAGCTTGGGAGGGGGCTTGGATGAAGGGGGCTTTTTGTTAGGGTTTTTTACGGTGTCCTTGGTTTTCTCATCATTGGTGTCCTGTAAACATTGACATTCAATTCAAGCCTGTGATTTATGGTGTGTCAGCGGGCATGTGAACGTTGATTTGTGTGTTTGATGTGTAATTTGTGAGCAAGCTTTtgtgtggtgggtgtgtgtgtgtttgagagacacACTTACCTGAGCTTTGGTCTCTGTTTGGTCTTTCTGCAGTAGCTGCAGGCCCAGACTGGAGATCTGCTTCTTGAtgctcatcatgatgttggagtaGTTCTCATACCTCTTAAACTGGTTAGTTAGAGTGATCATGCTGTCCCTTACGAACTCATTGTCCCGAGTCAGGTTGGTCTTGATTGTCTGGGGAAACAGACGTGTTCTAAGAATCCGGCCAGTCCATTGTACCAACCAAATGCAAATAACTTTGTTAACGAAAACAGACCCCTTTTgtaaaaacattacaaacacaAAACCTGGGAGAACCAGTCacacaaatctctctctctgccctctagtTCATCTTCTCCTGTTTGACTAGTGAATAGCTGTGGGGGTTAAAGAAATCTCTGTGGATACTGTAACCATGCCGTTTAGGGGGGGAATTACTGGTATCTAATCACAAACCATTTCATCAGCTCTCTGTCTGCATAAGGACCATATACAGCTAGAACGGCAAGAACCCAAATatactcacatacagtatataggaagGCATGCAAACCTAGTATTCCCTGGTTTTTGTTTTATGtccttgttattgtgttacttgttGTACTCTACGAGgacgttttttttgtttgtccTTACCTCCTCTAGTGTGTTCATCTGGGAGACCACCTTATTGATGTAGGAGTGAACCTTCATGAGGTCCAGACTGTACAGCGTCCCCTCCAGTAGGTCCACCATGGAATGCAGCTGTACACCCACACACagcacagaggagagtattagCACGAAAC
It encodes the following:
- the LOC139576945 gene encoding olfactomedin-like protein 2A, whose protein sequence is MWRFTHLLACLLVVCKDVTAQSKIFGETEPVRMTSEGSDCRCKCIMRPLSKDACQRLRSGSVRVEDFYTVETVSSGSDCKCSCTAPPSSLNPCENEWKMEKLKKQAPELLKLHSMVDLLEGTLYSLDLMKVHSYINKVVSQMNTLEETIKTNLTRDNEFVRDSMITLTNQFKRYENYSNIMMSIKKQISSLGLQLLQKDQTETKAQDTNDEKTKDTVKNPNKKPPSSKPPPKLPKEKVVKPKKESTKPGKPVKPDPTAKAKVAGHQPGVVRGITYYKAAKVDGDEHGTGGKDNAAKTHTVHHVKETHSEDGGAEIVLETMEGTTAEPATTKETATTTTTTTTSTTTTAATTASTTMPSTTTTTIVARVERLDRPAPTIMLFLDNSDNNSRPILHRAGKILDCEGTLASIELPEKQHSYGRNEGAWMKDPLAKDSKIYVTNYYYGNNLVEFRNLDNFKQGRWSNLFKLPYNWIGTGHVVYNGAFYYNRAFTKNIIKYDLRMRYVSAWTLLHDVVYEDTTPWKWRGHSDIDFAVDESGLWVIYPATDYDYSQQEVIVISKLDPGDLSMKKETTWRTGLKRNSYGNCFIICGVLYAVDVYNQKEGEVNYAYDTHTNSEAIPRLPFTNEYAYTTQIDYNPKEKVLYSWDNGHQLTYNIHFVDQ